In Primulina huaijiensis isolate GDHJ02 chromosome 16, ASM1229523v2, whole genome shotgun sequence, a single genomic region encodes these proteins:
- the LOC140961975 gene encoding protein GAMETE EXPRESSED 1-like yields MDRRPHKSYSYFIFTLVLLSQTCLSWSWFFSSSEKSYDSKRFSGNKMMDRNGFSEFSIESFNDPNGVSLVENARNKMLAPNSCWQVAYQKVFEGCSKTVADEESRTRLAWHLSDCFQRLTGRPPLPHCEENSIMKKCLKNLDMDSHKIFLEYFLETNSICHQLQTDAFKYQTERLVNELKSSAEYAEIKLDEIERHGVELLQNSRHVHDSLGLIDQQTKQIAETSRNVEDRVNSVLKYSEVVYEQAKIVAASQAELSKSQDKMKDNLEEGMVVIQDSYNNLGLEITNLKNEALEIEKEIGKIGDEMFSKMRSLQSSADEIGNMAGTSLDKQKQLLDGQSVALEGLHFLTKFQSQALEESRVTLEKLAEFGHKQQEELLVKQNELYESHDHLVENSKLILAAQKAFESKQASMFVAIDKLFALQSAMLFESRVIIAFLVYSVAIFIIYMLTSVKQAYNVRHRLYLGLCLTFSIEVSMLWYMTANVKHQGKMIYTVRSLFGILASVQYLYAIFTYRDYEVLNHKMLLMLMDKVNNMQGKKEMLSFDMDIDSEVNWSSWVDTDLPEDVCMLDDPDYVYPEEIGDTSSLTCSSRRGYNLRQRH; encoded by the exons ATGGATCGTCGACCTCATAAATCTTACTCGTATTTCATCTTTACCTTGGTGCTGCTTTCACAAACATGCTTGTCATGGAGTTGGTTTTTTTCGTCCAGCGAAAAGAGCTATGATAGCAAGAGATTTTCTGGGAATAAGATGATGGATAGAAATGGATTTTCTGAATTTTCTATTGAATCATTCAACGACCCGAATGGCGTCTCATTGGTCGAGAACGCTAGGAACAAAATGCTCGCACCAAATTCTTGCTGGCAAGTTGCGTACCAGAaggtgtttgaaggatgttCAAAGACTGTTGCTGATGAAGAGTCGAGGACTAGATTAGCTTGGCATTTGAGCGATTGTTTTCAACGCCTCACAGGTCGTCCACCTCTTCCTCATTGTGAGGAAAATTCGATAATGAAGAAATGTCTGAAAAATCTTGATATGGATTCTCACAAGatttttcttgaatactttcTTGAAACCAACTCAATTTGCCATCAGTTACA GACCGATGCGTTTAAGTATCAAACAGAACGATTGGTAAATGAGCTAAAGAGTTCTGCGGAATATGCAGAAATAAAGTTGGACGAGATAGAGCGACATGGGGTGGAATTATTGCAGAATTCAAGACATGTGCATGACTCACTGGGCTTGATTGATCAGCAAACTAAGCAAATTGCAGAAACGTCGAGGAATGTTGAGGATCGTGTTAACTCAGTTTTGAAGTATTCTGAAGTAGTTTATGAGCAGGCTAAGATAGTAGCAGCTTCTCAAGCAGAGTTAAGTAAAAGTCAAGACAAAATGAAGGACAATTTGGAAGAAGGAATGGTGGTAATTCAAGATTCTTATAATAATTTGGGTCTAGAAATTACGAATTTGAAAAATGAAGCACTTGAAATCGAGAAGGAGATTGGAAAAATTGGGGATGAAATGTTTTCAAAGATGAGAAGTTTGCAGAGTAGTGCTGACGAAATCGGGAACATGGCAGGGACGTCTTTGGATAAACAAAAACAACTTCTTGATGGCCAGTCAGTGGCTCTTGAAGGTCTCCATTTTCTCACGAAGTTTCAGTCACAGGCCCTTGAAGAAAGCAG GGTGACTCTTGAAAAGTTAGCAGAATTTGGGCATAAACAGCAAGAGGAACTACTGGTAAAGCAAAACGAACTATATGAATCTCATGACCATCTAGTTGAGAATTCAAAACTTATATTAGCAGCTCAG AAAGCTTTTGAGTCCAAGCAGGCAAGCATGTTTGTTGCCATAGACAAGCTGTTTGCATTGCAGAGCGCAATGTTGTTTGAATCTCGAGTGATCATAGCCTTCCTGGTTTACTCAGTTGCAATCTTCATCATCTACATGTTAACTAGTGTCAAGCAAGCTTACAATGTCAGACACAGGCTGTACTTGG GGCTGTGTTTGACATTCTCGATAGAAGTAAGTATGCTTTGGTACATGACAGCCAACGTCAAACATCAAGGAAAAATGATATATACAGTTAGGTCACTCTTCGGTATTCTTGCGTCAGTTCAATATCTGTACGCCATTTTTACATACAG AGATTATGAAGTGCTGAACCATAAAATGCTGTTGATGCTAATGGATAAGGTAAACAACATGCAAGGGAAAAAAGAGATGCTATCATTTGATATGGATATCGACAGTGAGGTAAATTGGTCATCATGGGTCGATACAGATTTACCCGAAGATGTATGCATGTTAGATGACCCTGATTATGTATACCCTGAGGAGATCGGGGATACCTCTTCTTTGACTTGTTCAAGTAGAAGGGGATATAACCTCAGGCAGCGTCACTAA